The Alphaproteobacteria bacterium genome contains a region encoding:
- the bamA gene encoding outer membrane protein assembly factor BamA, whose protein sequence is MALWVRVRGLAVAGLVLGGVVLGLGVASVVTADSAVAQSASSIVVEGNRRVEADTVRSYFRVGPGERLDPLKADEGVKALFATGLFADVRYRWEGGRLVVTVVENQVISRIQFEGNKRVKDEQLTAEIQSKPRGSLSRPTVQSDVQRIVEIYRRSGRYDVRVEPKIIERPNNRVDLVFEINEGGKTTVKDIEFVGNRAYSGWRLRDVVKTGQSNLLSFLKNNDLYDPDRIESDRELLRRWYLKNGYADVRIVSAVAEFDPRRNGFILTFTIEEGDRYTFGSVDIQSGVRDVDIPALRSKLRFSPGAIYNAELIEKSTEEMTIEVSKRGYAFAQVRPRGDRDFQTHQINIVISIEEGARAYIERINIRGNTRTRDWVIRREFDIAEGDAYNRVLIDRAERRLKNLNYFKSVKVTNEPGSASDRVIINVEVEEQSTGEFSVSGGYSTSDGFVAEVSVGERNLLGRGQTARAAVTYGQRTRGVEFSWGEPYFLDYRLAFGIDLFAKQIDSSSSYIYRQQTIGGGFRFGIPLREDLAIQLRYSVYQQQIDLDQALRDCNNINPNFGLDPFSPATYPTTTAVATGQVTVPPGALLPNCYLNGEASAATKQIVDAGPAIVSMVGYSLIYNTLDNNRNPTKGLLAEMRQDFAGVGGDVNFIRTTGDVRWYYELISDVISVLHLQGGYVTGWGDKDLRMLDHFQMGPNLVRGFQTAGIGPRDLTIGTSNDALGGTMYWGASVETQVPIYGVPKDFGMRLAFFADAGSVWNYTGQTVFPATGTSVTTVLRDPVTGAAIGADTNSMFIRSSIGAGLIWDSPFGPIRIDYAFPITKDPNDRVQQLRFSGGTRF, encoded by the coding sequence ATGGCACTTTGGGTGCGGGTACGAGGGCTGGCTGTCGCCGGCTTGGTCCTCGGTGGGGTGGTTCTTGGACTGGGCGTTGCGTCTGTCGTGACGGCGGATTCCGCCGTGGCGCAGAGCGCCTCGTCGATTGTGGTCGAGGGGAACCGCCGCGTCGAAGCCGATACGGTTCGCTCCTACTTCCGCGTTGGCCCGGGCGAGCGGCTTGATCCCCTGAAGGCGGACGAGGGCGTCAAGGCGCTGTTCGCCACAGGCCTGTTCGCCGACGTGCGCTACCGCTGGGAGGGCGGGCGCCTCGTTGTGACGGTCGTCGAGAACCAGGTCATCAGCCGCATCCAGTTCGAGGGCAACAAGCGCGTCAAGGACGAGCAACTCACCGCCGAAATTCAGTCGAAGCCGCGCGGCTCGCTGTCGCGCCCGACCGTCCAGTCCGACGTCCAGCGAATCGTCGAAATCTATCGCCGCTCCGGCCGCTATGACGTGCGTGTCGAGCCCAAGATCATCGAGCGGCCGAACAACCGCGTCGATCTCGTCTTCGAGATCAACGAGGGTGGCAAGACTACCGTCAAGGACATCGAGTTCGTCGGCAACCGCGCCTACTCGGGCTGGCGCTTGCGCGATGTGGTCAAGACCGGCCAGAGCAACCTCTTAAGCTTCCTGAAGAACAACGACCTCTACGATCCGGACCGCATCGAATCCGACCGCGAGCTGTTGCGCCGCTGGTACCTGAAGAACGGCTATGCGGACGTGCGCATCGTGTCGGCCGTCGCCGAGTTCGACCCGCGCCGCAACGGTTTCATCCTGACCTTCACGATCGAGGAAGGCGACCGCTACACCTTCGGCAGCGTCGATATCCAGTCCGGTGTGCGCGACGTCGATATTCCCGCGCTGCGCAGCAAGCTGCGCTTCTCGCCTGGCGCGATCTACAATGCCGAGCTGATCGAAAAATCCACCGAGGAGATGACCATCGAGGTGTCGAAGCGCGGCTACGCCTTCGCCCAGGTGCGTCCGCGCGGCGACCGCGATTTCCAGACTCACCAGATCAACATCGTCATCTCGATCGAGGAAGGCGCGCGCGCCTACATCGAGCGCATCAACATCCGCGGCAACACGCGCACCCGCGACTGGGTCATCCGGCGCGAATTCGATATCGCGGAAGGCGATGCCTACAATCGTGTGCTGATCGACCGCGCCGAACGGCGGCTGAAGAACCTCAACTACTTCAAGAGCGTCAAGGTCACCAACGAGCCGGGCTCGGCCTCTGACCGCGTGATCATCAACGTCGAGGTCGAAGAGCAATCGACCGGCGAATTCTCGGTCTCCGGCGGCTATTCGACCTCGGACGGATTTGTCGCCGAGGTCTCCGTCGGCGAGCGCAACCTGCTCGGCCGCGGCCAGACCGCGCGCGCGGCCGTTACCTACGGCCAGCGCACGCGCGGTGTCGAGTTCTCATGGGGCGAGCCCTATTTCCTCGACTATCGGCTTGCCTTCGGCATCGATCTCTTCGCCAAGCAGATCGACTCGTCGTCGTCCTATATCTATCGGCAGCAAACGATCGGCGGAGGCTTCCGCTTCGGCATCCCGCTGCGCGAGGATCTTGCGATCCAGCTGCGCTACTCCGTCTACCAGCAGCAGATCGATCTCGACCAGGCCTTGCGCGACTGTAACAACATCAATCCGAATTTCGGCCTCGATCCGTTCAGCCCCGCGACCTATCCGACCACGACGGCCGTGGCGACCGGGCAGGTGACAGTGCCGCCCGGTGCCCTTCTGCCGAACTGCTACCTTAACGGCGAAGCCTCCGCGGCGACGAAGCAGATCGTCGATGCGGGCCCCGCCATCGTTTCGATGGTGGGTTACAGCCTCATCTACAACACGCTCGACAACAACCGGAACCCGACCAAGGGCCTGCTCGCCGAGATGCGTCAGGACTTCGCCGGCGTTGGCGGCGACGTGAACTTCATCCGCACCACCGGCGATGTTCGCTGGTACTACGAGCTCATCTCCGACGTCATCTCCGTGCTGCACCTGCAAGGAGGCTACGTCACCGGCTGGGGCGACAAAGACCTGCGCATGCTCGACCACTTCCAGATGGGGCCGAATCTGGTGCGTGGCTTCCAGACCGCCGGCATCGGGCCGCGCGACCTGACCATCGGCACCTCAAACGACGCGCTGGGCGGCACGATGTACTGGGGCGCCTCGGTGGAGACGCAGGTGCCGATCTACGGCGTGCCGAAGGACTTCGGCATGCGGCTCGCCTTCTTCGCCGATGCCGGCTCGGTCTGGAACTACACGGGGCAGACCGTCTTCCCGGCGACCGGGACCTCGGTCACAACAGTGCTCCGCGATCCTGTAACCGGGGCTGCCATCGGGGCTGACACCAACAGTATGTTCATCCGCTCGTCGATCGGCGCGGGCCTCATCTGGGATTCGCCGTTCGGTCCGATCCGCATCGACTACGCGTTTCCGATCACCAAGGATCCGAACGATCGCGTGCAGCAGCTCCGGTTCAGCGGCGGCACGAGATTCTAA
- the rseP gene encoding RIP metalloprotease RseP — protein sequence MESFFGHIGTWGGWFTGYVVPFLFVLTIVVFFHELGHFLVARWCGVRVLTFSIGFGPELFGFNDRHGTRWKVSAIPLGGYVKFFGDENAASVPDADAINQMSEAERRVSFFFKPVVQRAAIVAAGPIANFILAIVIFAAVFTLYGKQAAPARVDSIQPASAAEAAGFKSGDLIVTINGRRIETFTDMQRIVSTHAGEPLDIEVDRAGQRVPIKATPKLTEMKDNFGNVHRIGVLGITGAREPPVRVDPLSAVKLGVEETWFVIDRTLSYIGGVVVGKESADQLGGPIRIAQVSGQVATAGFVALIHLAAVLSISIGLLNLFPIPLLDGGHLLFYAIEAVRGRPLSDRAQEVGFRIGLAIVLLLMIFATFNDILHLASL from the coding sequence ATGGAATCGTTCTTTGGACATATCGGCACCTGGGGCGGCTGGTTTACCGGCTATGTCGTCCCGTTCTTGTTCGTCCTGACCATCGTGGTTTTTTTCCACGAGCTCGGACACTTTCTCGTCGCGCGCTGGTGCGGCGTGCGCGTGCTCACCTTCTCGATCGGCTTCGGGCCCGAGCTCTTCGGCTTCAATGACCGCCACGGCACGCGCTGGAAGGTCTCCGCGATTCCGCTCGGCGGCTACGTGAAATTCTTCGGCGACGAGAATGCCGCAAGCGTGCCGGATGCCGACGCCATCAACCAGATGAGCGAGGCAGAACGCCGCGTCAGCTTCTTCTTCAAGCCGGTCGTCCAGCGCGCCGCGATCGTGGCCGCAGGACCGATTGCCAACTTCATCCTCGCCATCGTGATCTTCGCTGCCGTCTTCACTCTCTACGGCAAGCAGGCGGCGCCGGCGCGCGTCGACAGTATCCAGCCCGCAAGCGCCGCGGAGGCGGCGGGCTTCAAGTCCGGCGACCTGATCGTGACGATCAACGGGCGCAGAATCGAAACCTTCACCGACATGCAGCGCATCGTCAGCACGCATGCTGGCGAACCGCTCGACATCGAGGTCGATCGCGCCGGTCAGCGTGTCCCGATCAAGGCGACCCCGAAGCTGACCGAGATGAAGGACAACTTCGGCAACGTGCATCGTATTGGCGTGCTCGGCATCACCGGCGCGCGGGAGCCGCCGGTGCGGGTCGATCCGCTCAGCGCGGTCAAGCTCGGTGTCGAGGAAACCTGGTTCGTGATCGACCGTACGCTTTCCTACATCGGCGGTGTCGTGGTGGGTAAGGAATCGGCCGACCAGCTCGGCGGCCCGATCCGGATCGCGCAGGTCTCGGGGCAGGTCGCGACCGCGGGGTTCGTCGCGCTCATCCACCTTGCGGCCGTCCTGTCGATCTCCATTGGCCTGCTCAACCTGTTTCCGATCCCGCTGCTCGATGGCGGTCACCTTTTGTTCTACGCCATCGAGGCGGTACGGGGCCGTCCGCTCTCGGATCGCGCCCAAGAGGTCGGTTTCCGGATCGGGCTCGCGATTGTGCTTCTGTTAATGATCTTCGCGACCTTCAACGACATTCTTCACCTGGCCAGCCTGTGA